A window from Bacillota bacterium encodes these proteins:
- a CDS encoding sigma-70 family RNA polymerase sigma factor, with the protein MSDANQELDLELLRRTRSGQETARDDLIRKYVPMVKHIVRTTAPGLPGTEFEDLIQDGLLGLLDAIRQYDPGKPGVKFSSFAYLCIVRKIYNSLRRQTSSKQRALNQAISLYSYVDREETRTIMDVLAGDYIDPEAVVENEWASARVDQVLRSHLSMLEYAVTALLLRGYTTGEIGRAMGLDAKSVDNARTRVKTKLRRLLHRYGSLVHPEIPEKVRKRRDLCMEVHVRLAPGCRITPFPG; encoded by the coding sequence ATGTCCGACGCCAACCAGGAGCTTGACCTCGAACTTCTGAGGCGGACAAGGTCGGGGCAGGAGACGGCGCGGGACGACCTCATACGGAAGTACGTGCCCATGGTGAAGCACATAGTGCGGACCACGGCACCGGGCCTGCCCGGAACGGAGTTCGAGGACCTCATTCAAGACGGGCTTCTGGGCCTGCTCGACGCCATCCGCCAGTACGATCCCGGCAAACCCGGGGTGAAGTTCAGCTCCTTCGCCTACCTGTGCATCGTGAGGAAGATATACAACAGCCTTCGGCGTCAGACCAGCAGCAAGCAAAGGGCCCTGAACCAGGCGATATCGCTGTACTCGTACGTGGACAGGGAGGAGACCAGGACCATCATGGACGTCCTGGCCGGCGACTACATCGACCCGGAGGCTGTCGTCGAGAACGAGTGGGCGAGCGCCCGCGTGGACCAGGTGCTGCGGAGCCACCTGTCCATGCTGGAGTACGCAGTCACCGCGCTGCTTTTGCGTGGGTACACCACTGGGGAGATTGGAAGGGCGATGGGGCTCGACGCAAAGTCTGTGGACAACGCGCGTACCCGGGTCAAGACCAAGCTGCGGCGTCTCCTCCATAGGTACGGGTCCCTGGTCCATCCCGAGATCCCCGAGAAGGTGCGCAAGCGACGCGACCTGTGCATGGAAGTGCATGTGAGGCTTGCGCCGGGCTGTCGGATCACGCCTTTTCCTGGATGA
- a CDS encoding stage V sporulation protein S, whose protein sequence is MEVLKVSAQSKPKSVAGALAAVLRERGSAEVQAVGAGAVNQAVKAIAITRGFVAPNGIDLVTIPAFAEIQIDGEERTAIKFIVEPR, encoded by the coding sequence GTGGAGGTACTAAAGGTGTCAGCGCAATCAAAGCCCAAGTCGGTGGCAGGCGCCCTTGCCGCGGTGCTCAGGGAAAGGGGGTCCGCGGAGGTTCAGGCGGTCGGGGCGGGAGCCGTGAACCAGGCTGTCAAGGCAATTGCTATCACGCGAGGATTTGTTGCGCCGAACGGGATCGACCTTGTGACCATTCCAGCTTTCGCCGAGATCCAAATAGATGGGGAGGAAAGGACGGCCATAAAGTTCATCGTGGAGCCCAGGTGA